A genome region from Babesia bigemina genome assembly Bbig001, chromosome : I includes the following:
- a CDS encoding sodium/hydrogen exchanger 1, putative has protein sequence MERPAPWRWRAVPLLIVLVASSQLWHAAVCQQPIKKNPSKSDAPHNPIPFTHPPEAGEKGVETSSTGKAWSHVQQAAASTPLSGTPYSKTDHTVAQDNAGSPRSLRAASAATNRTTPESPLSSATFSSAPQNPSSMIKSESASIPSGEIPGETDSHDPVNGNPAAVSPNVAQFVTLTSFIFLSACVLQFIISKVNNRIPISIACFIFGMITYGFTVLLEPYGRSDPLSLSINGLRHIDSSILYYAVLPILLYEATQEINWYAFCSFFLGGVSLAIIGVVLQVCLLGTIFHYVLNIAPNQSVTISFLLASILSSTDPVAVLAVLSGVKAHPKLSSIFNGESLINDGSSMLLFQFFYLLLVGQPRPFWYHGLVFCQLLLLSPLLGVLVGVVVAMWISHFRKHHSAQCIAVITCGHLLFFLSEYTMNLSGPLSLVCYGIFIKVYGVMAFDREALEKHHHLVEGLCLMANSAVFLISGALTVGMLRSQFSRPNVMLLLWKLFGMYLLLNLARALMIVVFSPLLSYIGYGVNWKETILVILGGLRGALVLVLGLRLESDTHTPQEVSDLLAFYLGGNVMLILLIQGLTFELVYRWLSPYPMKPFRRVYLVKVMNLIDYEFNLEVDWLRNHWLFKNTDAVERARTLVPLMSTIRWNATGNLEFDVPDIDKPFDDYIQPDPIELHVYQENMQFEAMTTLHSCKSVRSRSSAVSGAGEKADVAQPASAPGSGDAPGDKAPDNSCDCLKCPEEPPTPAESRSDEPEGPVSTDRPLLAYSILKNKVSSDNAAYDPKRYLRLLEHAMTDDMGEAPEMHRLSSDLLSVPRPSMNPPGMPAYGSQEGISPYAWAQRSDTDATINLDNLYQRPVHKRFITSTLVPRLNSDDRIFENCEHESADGNMPGTRRVLRKEREGELYIMIFNAFSDMYNRLYESALIDGGSLLLLQNALDRARDFALKKMKKRAIAAWEAVLASEPGPDSGRPEPPEGVESMNGFEFEWFILHSMVDKRMSRMDSCLGWHVLNFSQHNVVQSVLELLVAYIDVHQHLLDRGGRNMELLLEGKLINSYRSQLGHAKLYIATLRSRFPQDFSHGLVTMAACMMLRIKLDVVNEQSTQGLLLEEDRSRVVEVLEEQLFNVATTNNRINVFKRLFKRAFQAVTCRRGRGCNGTSQ, from the exons ATGGAGCGCCCTGCTCCGTGGCGGTGGCGCGCTGTGCCATTGCTGATTGTGCTTGTTGCAAGCAGCCAACTGTGGCACGCAGCAGTATGCCAACAACCCATCAAGAAGAATCCGTCGAAATCTGATGCTCCACATAATCCGATCCCATTTACCCACCCCCCGGAGGCAGGGGAAAAAGGTGTTGAGACGAGTTCTACCGGGAAAGCATGGTCGCATGTACAGCAGGCAGCGGCTTCCACACCGCTATCCGGCACTCCATACAGTAAAACAGACCATACCGTGGCTCAAGATAATGCAGGAAGCCCGCGCAGCTTGCGTGCGGCCTCAGCCGCAACTAACAGGACAACACCAGAGAGCCCATTAAGTTCTGCCACGTTTTCGAGTGCTCCACAGAATCCATCCTCCATGATAAAGTCGGAATCCGCAAGCATACCTTCGGGCGAAATCCCTGGCGAGACCGATTCCCATGATCCTGTAAATGGCAACCCTGCTGCGGTGTCTCCCAACGTTGCTCAGTTCGTCACCCTCACGTCTTTTATATTTTTATCGGCTTGCGTGCTGCAGTTCATTATCTCGAAGGTCAACAACCGGATACCTATTTCAATTGCGTGTTTCATCTTCGGCATGATAACGTACGGATTCACAGTCCTGTTGGAGCCCTACGGTCGTAGTGATCCGCTGTCGCTATCGATAAATGGTCTGAGGCACATTGACAGCTCCATCCTATATTACGCGGTGTTGCCCATCCTGCTTTACGAGGCGACTCAGGAGATCAACTGGTACGCATTTTGCAGCTTCTTCCTCGGGGGTGTCAGTCTCGCGATTATTGGG GTGGTTCTGCAGGTCTGCTTATTGGGCACGATATTCCACTATGTGCTTAACATAGCTCCAAATCAGTCCGTGACGATAAGCTTCCTTCTCGCTTCGATTTTGAGTTCGACTGATCCCGTGGCGGTGCTCGCAGTGCTTAGTGGTGTGAAGGCGCACCCGAAGCTGTCTTCAATTTTCAATG GCGAATCGCTCATAAACGACGGTTCATCTATGCTTTTGTTCCAATTTTTTTACCTGCTACTGGTTGGGCAGCCCAGGCCGTTCTGGTACCATGGTTTGGTGTTCTGCCAGCTGTTGTTGTTGAGCCCATTGCTGGGGGTTCTTGTCGGCGTTGTTGTGGCTATGTGGATTAGTCACTTCCGCAAGCACCACAGTGCGCAATGTATTGCGGTCATTACTTGCGGCCACCTGCTGTTTTTCCTCTCCGAATACACGATGAACCTTTCGGGTCCGCTTTCGCTCGTATGCTACGGTATATTCATTAAGGTGTACGGCGTGATGGCTTTCGACCGTGAGGCTTTGGAGAAACACCACCACCTCGTGGAGGGTCTGTGTCTGATGGCGAATTCGGCCGTCTTTTTGATCAGCGGCGCTCTGACCGTTGGAATGCTTCGGTCGCAGTTTAGTCGTCCTAACGTCATGCTGCTTTTGTGGAAGCTTTTTGGCATGTACTTGTTGTTGAACTTGGCCAGGGCTTTGATGATCGTCGTGTTCAGCCCTTTGTTATCGTACATCGGTTACGGTGTGAACTGGAAAGAG ACCATTTTGGTTATTTTGGGCGGACTCCGTGGCGCCCTTGTGTTGGTGCTAGGCCTGAGGCTCGAGAGCGATACTCACACCCCTCAAGAAGTAAGCGACCTTCTGGCTTTCTACCTCGGGGGCAATGTTATGCTCATTCTATTGATCCAGGGTTTGACTTTTGAGTTGGTGTATCGGTGGCTGAGCCCGTATCCGATGAAGCCGTTCCGTCGTGTATATCTGGTTAAGGTTATGAATCTGATCGACTACGAGTTCAACCTCGAGGTCGACTGGCTGCGCAACCACTGGCTATTCAAGAACACCGACGCCGTGGAACGCGCTAGAACTTTGGTTCCGCTTATGTCCACCATCAGATGGAACGCTACTGGCAACTTGGAGTTCGACGTCCCTGACATTGACAAGCCTTTTGACGACTATATCCAGCCCGACCCAATCGAGCTGCATGTATATCAGGAGAACATGCAGTTCGAGGCGATGACGACGCTGCATAGCTGCAAAAGTGTGCGCAGCCGTTCATCAGCGGTCTCTGGCGCCGGGGAAAAGGCCGATGTAGCCCAACCAGCATCTGCTCCCGGGTCGGGGGACGCGCCCGGAGACAAAGCGCCTGATAACTCGTGCGATTGCTTAAAGTGCCCTGAAGAGCCGCCCACCCCGGCCGAATCACGCTCAGACGAGCCAGAGGGTCCCGTGTCCACCGACAGGCCTTTGCTGGCATACTCGATCCTGAAGAACAAGGTCTCTAGTGACAATGCGGCCTACGATCCGAAGCGTTACCTGCGTTTGCTGGAGCACGCCATGACCGACGATATGGGAGAGGCTCCGGAAATGCACCGTCTGTCTTCAGACTTGCTGTCGGTACCGCGTCCTTCCATGAATCCTCCGGGCATGCCCGCATACGGAAGTCAAGAAGGCATCAGCCCATACGCGTGGGCTCAGCGCTCCGACACGGACgcgaccatcaacttggacAACCTCTACCAGCGCCCTGTGCACAAGCGTTTCATCACCAGCACCCTCGTGCCCCGGCTGAACAGCGACGACCGTATTTTCGAGAATTGCGAGCACGAGTCCGCAGATGGCAACATGCCGGGTACCCGCCGTGTGCTGCGAAAGGAGCGTGAGGGCGAGTTGTACATCATGATTTTCAACGCGTTTTCTGACATGTACAACAGACTGTACGAGTCTGCGCTGATAGACGGGGGGTCGTTGCTGCTGCTACAGAATGCGCTGGACAGGGCGCGGGACTTCGCTTTGAAGAAGATGAAGAAGCGTGCGATAGCTGCGTGGGAGGCGGTCCTCGCGTCCGAGCCGGGCCCCGATTCAGGCCGCCCCGAACCCCCCGAGGGCGTGGAATCTATGAACGGCTTCGAGTTCGAGTGGTTCATTTTGCACTCTATGGTGGACAAGCGTATGAGCCGCATGGACAGCTGCCTCGGGTGGCACGTGCTGAACTTCTCGCAGCACAATGTGGTGCAGTCGGTGCTCGAGCTTTTGGTTGCGTACATCGACGTCCACCAGCACCTGCTCGACCGCGGCGGTCGCAACATGGAGCTTTTGCTGGAGGGTAAGCTGATAAACAGCTACCGCAGCCAGCTCGGACACGCGAAGCTCTATATCGCGACGCTGCGAAGCCGTTTCCCGCAGGACTTCAGCCACGGGTTGGTGACTATGGCTGCGTGCATGATGCTGCGCATAAAGCTCGATGTGGTGAACGAGCAGTCTACGCAGGGTCTGCTGCTCGAGGAGGACCGTAGCCGTGTGGTTGAGGTGCTGGAGGAGCAGCTGTTCAACGTGGCGACGACAAACAACCGCATCAACGTGTTCAAGAGACTGTTCAAACGCGCCTTCCAGGCGGTCACCTGCAGGCGCGGCCGGGGATGCAACGGCACGTCACAGTGA
- a CDS encoding DnaJ domain containing protein, putative, with protein MEFTTRNRSSAGGQADPKQPRPKKTVKKQPFSFARFYRDYGLVLWLALIVFMGLVMKYFEDKYHSMQNFTEFGEDIYKVMGIPRSASDAEIKAVYRQLNHKWHPDKNPDCADCKEKFMKLKEAYKILSNPQLKKLYDSTNGRTVDVISSSTTELTRENYDELVRNSNDVWAIQVYSDDLYECHQFAKHWEEAANNLSHFANFGRISMLLNPKAAKKLRVKVQLLPAVIMVFPGGGFDLFPQEALRSFKHFKEYFVQVYPDKVVACKDQAEFKQKAEAVVGRPALIFRNDGNNRPAPLAIRHLALKYKWAFDTYWTSSTVPAHQDKVFIDDLMDASKGQSNLVPTTAIFQLREDLDALAIMYGADHVGLIATAPYSRGQIGPLVECIESMLVLAYPPLELSRDTFTHLCKNPESTRDRFCVVVVGDAHRAFDEKKVLERLAQFVHGARIGSVFSNEFSDPEASGAAVPTADVQLVRLPEAQSTPKLREFVASGVILLDAARNKFCTVESADKRFECGVQDDLAWVGDVAEGAFDTLAWHDTNQAFGGSFEDKCLKSKRLWDRFF; from the exons ATGGAGTTCACCACGCGCAATCGGAGCTCCGCAGGCGGCCAGGCCGACCCGAAGCAGCCGAGGCCGAAGAAAACGGTCAAGAAGCAGCCCTTCAGTTTCGCGAGGTTCTACAGGGACTATGGGCTGGTGCTCTGGCTGGCGCTTATAGTCTTCA TGGGACTAGTTATGAAGTACTTCGAGGACAAGTACCACTCCATGCAGAACTTCACGGAGTTCGGAGAGGACATCTACAAGGTCATGGGCATTCCACGCTCCGCGTCGGACGCGGAGATCAAGGCCGTGTACCGCCAGCTGAACCACAAGTG GCACCCCGACAAGAACCCGGACTGCGCAGACTGCAAGGAGAAGTTCATGAAGTTGAAGGAGGCGTACAAGATCCTCA GCAACCCCCAGCTGAAGAAGCTCTACGACAGCACCAACGGACGCACTGTCGACGTTATCTCATCATCAACGACGGAGCTGACGCGCGAGAACTATGATGAGCTCGTTCGCAACTCGAACGACGTTTGGGCCATCCAGGTCTACTCGGACGACCTGTACGAATGCCACCAGTTCGCGAAGCACTGGGAGGAGGCGGCGAACAACCTCAGCCACTTCGCGAACTTCGGGCGCATCAGCATGCTCCTTAACCCCAAGGCCGCCAAGAAGCTGCGCGTCAaggtccagctgctgcccGCCGTGATCATGGTTTTCCCCGGCGGCGGATTCGACCTCTTCCCGCAGGAAGCATTGCGCTCATTTAAGCACTTCAAGGAGTACTTCGTGCAGGTGTACCCTGACAAGGTGGTCGCCTGCAAGGACCAGGCGGAGTTCAAGCAGAAGGCTGAGGCTGTCGTCGGCAGGCCGGCGTTGATATTCCGCAACGACGGAAACAACCGCCCGGCGCCGCTGGCGATACGCCACCTCGCGTTGAAATACAAGTGGGCGTTCGACACTTACtggacctcctccacggtGCCAGCCCACCAGGACAAGGTGTTCATTGACGACCTCATGGACGCCTCCAAGGGACAAAGCAACTTGGTGCCAACCACCGCAATCTTCCAGCTCAGGGAGGATCTGGATGCCCTGGCTATAATGTACGGTGCCGACCACGTCGGGCTCATCGCCACAGCCCCTTACAGCAGGGGGCAAATCGGGCCATTGGTCGAATGCATCGAGTCGATGCTCGTG CTGGCGTACCCGCCCCTCGAGCTTTCTCGTGATACGTTCACCCACCTATGCAAAAACCCGGAGTCCACTCGCGACCGCTTCTGCGTCGTCGTCGTAG GCGACGCGCATAGGGCATTTGACGAAAAGAAGGTCCTGGAGCGACTAGCGCAATTCGTTCACGGGGCGCGCATTGGCAGCGTCTTCTCCAACGAGTTCAGCGACCCGGAGGCTTCCGGTGCCGCGGTGCCCACGGCGGACGTCCAGCTGGTACGCCTGCCGGAGGCGCAGTCGACGCCCAAGCTACGTGAATTCGTAGCATCAGGAGTTATCCTGCTGGATGCCGCGCGCAACAAGTTCTGCACTGTGGAGTCCGCAGATAAGCGATTCGAGTGTGGCGTGCAGGACGACCTGGCGTGGGTTGGGGACGTTGCCGAAGGTGCATTCGACACGCTCGCGTGGCACGACACCAACCAGGCGTTCGGCGGCAGCTTCGAAGATAAATGCCTCAAGTCAAAGCGGCTTTGGGATAGGTTCTTCTGA
- a CDS encoding splicing factor 3a, subunit 2, putative has product MDYQNRVGHKTGGGGPASAQDLAAHNRDRLRRLALETFDLGKDPYFQKNHLGQLECRLCLTIHASDASYLSHTQGRKHQMNLARRAAKEDRNNFSMPLPKPVGMPRTSSVKIGRPGYRITKMHDPETKQYGLLFELEYPDIEGKPRYRLMSAFEQRMERPPDPAFQFLLFAAQPYETIAFKVPNLEVDDSPGKLYVNWEETLKLYVLQIQFRPARTAKPLPALPHRPSVYQGVGPKFT; this is encoded by the exons ATGGACTACCAGAACAGGGTGGGCCATAAaaccggcggcggcggtccCGCCTCCGCTCAGGATCTCGCGGCACATAATCGCGATCGTTTGCGGCGTCTTGCGCTCGAGACCTTCGACTTGGGGAAGGACCCGTACTTTCAGAAGAACCACCTAGGGCAGCTGGAATGTCGTCTGTGCCTCACGATCCACGCTTCCGATGCGTCGTACCTGAGCCACACCCAGGGCCGTAAGCACCAGATGAACCTAGCCCGGCGTGCTGCCAAGGAGGACCGCAACAACTTCTCGATGCCTCTGCCGAAGCCC GTTGGTATGCCGAGGACGAGCAGCGTGAAGATCGGCAGGCCGGGTTACCGCATCACGAAAATGCACGACCCGGAAACCAAGCAGTACGGGCTTTTGTTTGAGCTCGAATATCCGGACATTGAGGGCAAGCCTCGTTACAGGCTCATGTCTGCCTTCGAGCAGCGTATGGAGCGTCCTCCGGACCCAGCCTTCCAATTCCTGCTATTCGCCGCTCAGCCGTACGAGACCATCGCCTTCAAGGTGCCCAACCTGGAGGTAGACGACAGTCCTGGAAAACTGTACGTCAACTGGGAGGAGACGTTGAAGCTGTACGTGCTGCAGATCCAATTCAGG CCTGCGCGCACTGCCAAGCCGCTGCCTGCGTTGCCGCACCGGCCTAGCGTTTACCAGGGCGTGGGCCCCAAGTTCACATAG
- a CDS encoding mannose-1-phosphate guanyltransferase, putative, with amino-acid sequence MKCLILAGGHGTRLRPLTLTVPKPFMPFCNRPIVEYQIEASLEAGVDHLILAIPQDQRSMLPMIDKLSEKYNVRIDCSIESESLGTAGPLKLAEKLLCDPEDDCNDFLVLNSDVISNYRFSELVAAHRRNSADATILVTETANPSDFGVIVHEPDYRIKAFVEKPTEFISNEINAGVYVLNKSLISHIPLGNVSIERYLFPKLVAMGRTFCHPLSGIWADIGKPKDYLHAQGLYISGHAHNELAHATLCGTDGSECPEEGPLVAVKTKGGLLIRRKAECDAGAEWTAGTAGTAGTAGDVTDEISAYPNIGKDVVIHPPVLIHPSSSIDRGCVLGPNVCVGPNTVIGEGCRILQSTILEGARLGAHIYVEGSIVGWDCRIHPWVRVEGLSVFGKNVAVSEGLFVRECIVLPHKVISKSIHESGSIII; translated from the exons ATGAAGTGCCTCATCCTCGCCGGCGGCCACGGCACGCGGCTGCGTCCTCTCACGCTGACGGTCCCGAAGCCGTTCATGCCGTTCTGCAACAGACCGATCGTCGAGTACCAGATTGAGGCTAGCCTCGAG GCAGGCGTGGACCACCTCATCCTCGCGATTCCGCAGGACCAACGCAGCATGCTTCCCATGATCGACAAGCTCAGTGAGAAG TACAACGTTCGCATCGACTGCTCCATCGAGTCTGAATCGCTTGGCACCG CCGGGCCGCTCAAGCTCGCCGAGAAGCTGCTGTGCGATCCGGAGGACGACTGCAACGACTTTTTGGTGCTGAACAGCGACGTCATCAGCAACTACCGCTTCTCCGAGCTGGTCGCGGCCCACCGCCGCAACTCCGCGGACGCCACCATATTGGTCACCGAAACCGCCAACCCCAGCGACTTCGGCGTGATCGTGCATGAACCGGACTATCGCATAAAGGCGTTCGTGGAGAAGCCGACGGAGTTCATCTCCAACGAGATCAATGCGG GCGTCTACGTGTTGAACAAGTCGCTGATATCGCACATACCCTTGGGGAACGTATCTATTGAGCGTTACTTATTCCCCAAGCTTGTGGCCATGGGCCGTACCTTCTGCCACCCGCTGAGTGGCATCTGGGCCGACATCGGGAAGCCCAAGGATTACCTCCACGCCCAGGGGCTGTACATATCAGGTCACGCGCACAACGAGCTGGCCCATGCCACCCTCTGCGGCACTGATGGCAGCGAGTGTCCCGAGGAGGGCCCGCTGGTGGCCGTGAAGACCAAGGGCGGTCTGCTCATTCGTCGTAAAGCCGAGTGCGACGCGGGTGCCGAATGGACCGCAGGTACCGCAGGAACCGCAGGAACCGCAGGAGACGTGACAGACGAGATCAGCGCCTACCCTAACATCGGCAAGGACGTGGTGATTCACCCTCCGGTGCtcatccacccttcatccagCATTGATCGGGGATGTGTGCTGGGCCCGAACGTCTGCGTCGGCCCGAACACGGTCATTGGTGAGGGCTGCAGAATCCTGCAATCCACGATCCTCgaag GCGCTCGTCTGGGCGCGCACATCTACGTGGAAGGCAGCATCGTCGGCTGGGACTGCCGCATCCACCCCTGG GTGCGAGTGGAGGGTCTGAGTGTGTTCGGCAAGAACGTCGCGGTGTCTGAGGGCCTCTTCGTCCGGGAGTGCATCGTCCTTCCGCACAAGGTAATCAGCAAGAGCATCCATGAGAGTGGCAGTATTATAATTTGA
- a CDS encoding ubiquitin-conjugating enzyme E2, putative yields the protein MSFARSGLMLFGVLAFSVHALTARLPRLCSSRPLALGLNRNHLYFNRLQKELANFRKDPPPNCTLEVFGSRSDIWIITWTGLPGTLYAGEKYRLKILFPKEYPLKPPVVYFLQPSPVHAHVYSNGDICMSSLGSDYVPTASVASFVLSIISMLSNAKEKRLPADNHLLLVTMAAWTATTLCQRQVACALKTLAVILFFHLHLVKIAVAVSDAHQFRPGILTAVNPGNRTSIPSLEYLGLGYDVVEKAHKDALGSYNNDGSEFKAPIVRLVWPESGSRRYNNTLRWKLPRNVYAWRVPFYSIRENTANSKYTKTFSDQLTANFEAKSGPKPPDDGNTDDEVATDGEVAADDGNTDGEVAADDGNTDDEVVADDGNTDDEVVADDGDEQPAGEDNDALAEPDSAGHDEVAAEDEYYDDLFASLLDEGAASADSPYIEDAEDDPLSLDDDPETASSEDEENPASDEASLSAKLSIGNSASAESSKSQLSRQETCVAFVAGVLINRTTFDMAVIHLLRALGRHDACTLRHYGHARCGAVRMIWFDFFRQWGTHAITRITLGGEVTLITQKSQSESSGGKQNSAALSARAKAINAHVDAQRSDVQASSAADNQSSCAMDMLGGRPQAGLDRGELDTAWARTTQFSPMPIKMELTPLAFVFKPLGHEHHYYRALALYARNGTGTSSTM from the exons ATGTCGTTTGCGCGATCGGGCTTGATGCTCTTCGGCGTACTTGCCTTCTCCGTGCACGCTCTCACAGCGCGTCTGCCGAGGCTGTGCAGCTCTCGCCCGCTCGCCCTGGGCCTCAATCGCAACCACCTGTACTTCAACAGGCTCCAAAAG GAGCTGGCAAACTTCAGGAAGGACCCGCCTCCCAACTGCACCCTTGAGGTCTTTGGGTCTCGCAGCGACATCTGGATCATCACCTGGACGGGCCTTCCTGGCACCCTCTACGCGGGCGAGAAGTACCGCCTGAAGATTCTATTCCCCAAGGAGTATCCCCTGAAGCCTCCGGTGGTCTACTTCCTGCAGCCAT CACCCGTGCACGCACATGTGTACTCGAACGGCGACATCTGCATGAGCAGCCTCGGGTCGGACTACGTGCCCACGGCGTCGGTTGCGAGCTTCGTCCTCAGCATCATTTCGATGCTGTCTAACGCGAAGGAGAAGCGCCTCCCGGCAGACAACCACCTGC TGTTAGTAACAATGGCTGCGTGGACTGCTACGACGCTGTGTCAGCGGCAAGTTGCCTGCGCGCTCAAAACTTTAGCTGTAATATTGTTTTTTCATCTCCACCTGGTAAAAATCGCCGTTGCGGTCTCGGATGCACACCAGTTCCGCCCTGGGATCCTCACCGCCGTGAACCCGGGCAACCGGACTTCAATCCCCAGCCTAG AGTATTTGGGGCTCGGCTACGACGTGGTGGAGAAAGCGCACAAGGATGCCCTGGGGAGCTACAACAACGACGGCTCCGAGTTTAAGGCGCCGATTGTACGCCTGGTGTGGCCGGAGTCCGGTTCCAGACGCTACAACAACACGCTACGCTGGAAACTGCCTCGCAACGTGTACGCATGGCGGGTGCCGTTCTACTCCATCAGGGAAAAC ACAGCCAACAGCAAATACACCAAGACCTTCAGCGACCAGCTAACGGCCAACTTTGAGGCCAAGTCGGGGCCAAAGCCGCCCGATGACGGCAACACGGATGACGAAGTCGCCACCGACGGTGAAGTCGCTGCCGATGACGGCAACACCGACGGTGAAGTCGCTGCCGATGACGGCAACACCGATGACGAAGTCGTTGCCGATGACGGCAACACCGATGACGAAGTCGTTGCAGACGACGGGGACGAACAGCCTGCTGGGGAAGACAACGACGCACTTGCGGAACCCGATTCCGCTGGGCACGATGAGGTCGCTGCTGAGGATGAATACTACGACGACCTCTTCGCCTCGTTGTTGGACGAAGGCGCGGCGAGCGCAGATTCACCTTACATCGAGGACGCCGAGGACGACCCGCTGTCGCTTGACGATGATCCGGAAACTGCGTCTTCGGAGGATGAAGAGAACCCGGCTTCCGATGAAGCGTCGCTGTCCGCCAAGCTGTCAATCGGCAACTCCGCGAGCGCCGAAAGTTCGAAAAGCCAACTTTCGAGGCAGGAAACCTGCGTCGCTTTCGTGGCGGGCGTCCTGATAAACCGGACGAC TTTCGACATGGCCGTCATACACCTGCTGAGAGCGCTAGGGAGGCACGATGCGTGCACGCTCCGCCACTACGGGCACGCCCGCTGCGGCGCCGTCCGCATGATCTGGTTCGATTTTTTCCGGCAGTGGGGCACTCACGCCATCACGCGCATCACACTAG GCGGCGAGGTGACGCTGATCACTCAGAAGAGCCAGAGCGAGAGCAGCGGCGGCAAGCAAAACTCTGCGGCACTGTCCGCTCGTGCGAAGGCCATAAACGCCCATGTCGACGCTCAGCGCTCCGACGTCCAGGCCTCCAGCGCGGCCGACAACCAGAGCTCATGTGCGATGGACATGCTCGGCGGCCGTCCCCAGGCGGGCCTGGACCGGGGCGAGTTAGACACGGCGTGGGCGCGCACGACGCAGTTCTCGCCGATGCCCATAAAGATGGAGCTGACTCCGCTGGCGTTCGTGTTCAAACCATTAGGGCACGAGCACCACTACTACCGAGCATTAGCGCTGTACGCTAGAAACGGCACAGGTACGAGTTCGACAATGTGA
- a CDS encoding Ribosomal RNA assembly protein mis3, putative — MAEEKRHNKYRRDKPWDDETVDHWKIEPFPEEDNKPPLLEESSFATLFPKYREKYLQSVWGDVKRALAAYHIKCELDLVEGSMTVFTTRKTWDPYIIIKARDMIKLLARSVPFPQAKRILEDGVFCDIVKIGGILRNKEKFVKRRQRLVGPGGSTLKALELLTQCYILTQGQTVSIIGSIKGIKIARRIVEDCMRNVHPVYHIKELMIKRELEKDETLKNENWERFLPQFKKRTVKRKKVKIVKKKSTGLLLPEQTPRKEDLLLESGEYFMLEEERQRRKQLEKLETQRSKGAEKRRRKAEAYDPEHNKIATPSEEKVREAPESEEPIVALHKGAKKKKASAFI; from the exons ATGGCGGAAGAGAAGCGTCACAACAAGTACCGCCGCGACAAGCCCTGGGATGATGAGACCGTCGACCATTGGAAAATTGAGCCCTTCCCAGAGGAAGACAACAAACCTCCGCTGCTGGAAGAGAGCTCCTTCGCCACTCTGTTCCCCAAATATCGGGAGAAGTACCTGCAGTCCGTttggggcgatgtaaagcgTGCGCTGGCTGCGTACCACATCAAGTGCGAGCTGGACCTCGTGGAGGGTTCTATGACCGTGTTCACGACCCGTAAAACATGGgacccttacatcatcatcaAGGCGCGCGACATGATCAAGCTGCTTGCTCGCAGCGTGCCATTTCCACAGGCCAAGCGCATCCTCGAGGACGGCGTCTTCTGCGACATAGTGAAGATTGGGGGTATTCTTCGGAATAAGGAGAAGTTCGTGAAGCGTCGCCAGAGGCTGGTTGGCCCCGGTGGCTCCACGCTCAAGGCTCTCGAGCTTCTGACGCAGTGCTACATTTTGACCCAGGGCCAGACGGTGTCTATCATCGGTTCCATAAAAGGCATCAAGATCGCACGCAGAATCGTAGAAGACTGTATGAGAAACGTGCACCCCGTCTACCATATAAAGGAACTGATGATAAAGCGCGAGCTCGAGAAGGATGAAACGCTGAAAAAC GAAAACTGGGAGCGTTTTTTGCCTCagttcaagaagcgcaCGGTGAAGCGCAAGAAGGTGAAGATAGTCAAGAAGAAGTCCACCGGGCTGCTGCTTCCGGAACAGACACCGCGCAAAGAGGATCTGTTACTGGAATCCGGTGAGTACTTCATGTTGGAGGAGgagcggcagcggcggaAGCAGCTCGAGAAGCTGGAAACACAGCGCTCGAAGGGCGCGGAGAAGCGTAGGCGGAAGGCCGAGGCTTACGACCCCGAACATAATAAGATCGCAACCCCTTCCGAGGAGAAGGTGCGCGAGGCTCCGGAATCCGAGGAGCCCATTGTCGCGCTACATAAGGGCGCCAAGAAAAAGAAAGCATCGGCATTCATCTAA